Proteins encoded by one window of Lathyrus oleraceus cultivar Zhongwan6 chromosome 1, CAAS_Psat_ZW6_1.0, whole genome shotgun sequence:
- the LOC127102247 gene encoding uncharacterized protein LOC127102247, whose translation MALQWMILTYVVAIEAAIAILLTLPSPKLLRSRLTSLISLILQPALFIVPFAGFQLLDIYWKNEHRLSCTSDVCTAAERDRYEKTTYKAQRNVILCISACLLYWSIYRICKFQKDIESMEEVEKRIKSK comes from the exons ATGGCATTGCAGTGGATGATACTCACCTATGTGGTGGCTATTGAAGCTGCTATAGCGATTCTTCTAACCCTTCCATCACCAAAGCTCTTGAGGAGCCGTTTGACTTCTCTAATTTCACTCATTCTTCAACCTGCGCTTTTCATTGTTCCCTTTGCTGGGTTTCAGCTCCTTG ATATATACTGGAAGAATGAGCATAGGTTGTCGTGTACCTCTGATGTTTGTACAGCTGCTGAGAGAGATCGATATGAGAAAACT ACATACAAAGCTCAGAGAAACGTGATACTGTGTATTTCAGCATGCCTTCTCTACTG GTCTATATACCGGATTTGCAAGTTTCAGAAAGATATTGAAAGTATGGAGGAAGTTGAGAAGAGAATCAAGTCTAAGTAG